One Perca flavescens isolate YP-PL-M2 chromosome 9, PFLA_1.0, whole genome shotgun sequence genomic window carries:
- the tm4sf18 gene encoding transmembrane 4 L6 family member 1 yields the protein MCCSVGFARSLGLALLPLALCCILANLLLLFPMGEITYIQQDRLASYIWYFGGLGGGGLLMLFPAVVFITLGKCSCCWNESLMMCGSVLAAAVGLVGSGYCFIMSGFALVQGPQCFTSYGWSYPFADQGGRYLLQPETWSRCLQPVHIVEWNVTLLCVLLGLAVLEFIICLLQLGNGLVNAVCRPCCYKQEYSLNA from the exons ATGTGTTGTTCGGTGGGTTTCGCCAGGTCTCTGGGTCTGGCTCTGCTGCCTCTGGCCCTCTGCTGTATCCTGGCCAACCTACTGCTGCTGTTTCCCATGGGAGAAATCACCTACATCCAGCAGGACCGCCTGGCCAGCTACATCTGGTACTTTGGTGGACTAGGAGGAGGTGGATTGCTG ATGCTGTTTCCAGCTGTGGTCTTCATCACTCTGGGGAAATGTAGCTGCTGCTGGAATGAGAGTTTAATG ATGTGCGGGTCAGTGTTGGCAGCTGCGGTCGGCCTGGTGGGGTCTGGCTACTGTTTCATCATGTCAGGATTCGCCTTGGTGCAGGGCCCTCAGTGCTTCACCTCTTATGGATGGTCATACCCCTTTGCAGACCAGGGGGGCAG GTATCTCTTACAACCAGAGACTTGGTCACGCTGTCTTCAGCCGGTTCACATCGTAGAGTGGAACgtgactctgctgtgtgtgcTACTGGGCCTGGCCGTGTTGGAGTTCATCATCTGTCTCTTACAGCTGGGAAACGGTTTAGTCAATGCCGTCTGCCGGCCCTGTTGCTACAAGCAGGAGTATAGTCTTAATGCTTAG